A DNA window from Drosophila pseudoobscura strain MV-25-SWS-2005 chromosome 2, UCI_Dpse_MV25, whole genome shotgun sequence contains the following coding sequences:
- the LOC6897737 gene encoding V-type proton ATPase 16 kDa proteolipid subunit-like produces the protein MYDAGLQETSPPYAIFLGGVGAAIAIIFPALGAAYGTAVSGMGIAQMAVSKPEMLMKSLIPVVMAGIIAIYGLVVSVLIAGSINDSYTVHDGFIHLGAGLSVGLPGLAAGIAIGIAGDAGVRGTGQQPRLFVGMILILIFAEVLGLYGLIVAIYLYTKM, from the coding sequence ATGTACGACGCTGGACTACAAGAGACCAGCCCGCCATATGCGATCTTTCTAGGGGGTGTTGGGGCAGCGATTGCCATTATATTCCCCGCCCTTGGAGCTGCTTACGGCACGGCAGTGTCCGGCATGGGTATTGCCCAAATGGCTGTGTCCAAGCCAGAGATGCTGATGAAGTCTCTCATACCGGTGGTTATGGCCGGTATTATCGCCATATACGGCTTGGTCGTCTCCGTGCTGATCGCGGGCTCCATCAACGATAGCTACACCGTTCACGACGGCTTCATCCACCTCGGCGCCGGCCTGTCCGTGGGCCTGCCCGGACTCGCTGCAGGAATCGCCATCGGCATTGCTGGGGATGCAGGCGTCAGGGGTACGGGCCAGCAGCCGCGACTCTTTGTCGGCATGATACTGATCCTCATCTTCGCCGAAGTCCTGGGTCTCTACGGGCTGATTGTTgccatttatttatacacGAAGATGTAG